One part of the Eucalyptus grandis isolate ANBG69807.140 chromosome 10, ASM1654582v1, whole genome shotgun sequence genome encodes these proteins:
- the LOC104421568 gene encoding uncharacterized protein LOC104421568, whose product MGRGRGKGKRSASSSHEDPGSGEEEKIPAQKRRGRPQKLFKDEVDEEDVKKVDGEDGENGKDSIVSKGTTSPVAAENGKKRRRTSLSKEKSDITKEENGVGARSNVEDSAKSNGFRHNGSRRKSKPRRAAEAGVECK is encoded by the coding sequence ATGGGTAGAGGCagaggaaagggaaagagatcAGCTTCTAGCAGTCATGAGGATCCTGGAAGtggtgaggaagagaaaattccaGCACAGAAGAGAAGGGGAAGGCCACAAAAGCTTTTCAAAGATGAAGTTGATGAGGAAGATGTTAAAAAAGTAGATGGGGAAGATGGAGAGAATGGAAAAGACAGTATTGTAAGTAAGGGAACAACAAGTCCTGTTGCAGCAGAGAATGGGAAGAAGAGGAGACGAACTTCGCTGTCAAAAGAGAAATCAGATATCACGAAAGAGGAAAATGGTGTCGGAGCCAGATCAAATGTGGAGGACTCAGCCAAGTCCAATGGGTTTCGGCACAATGGCAGCAGAAGGAAAAGCAAGCCTCGTCGGGCTGCTGAAGCGGGTGTCGAATGCAAATGA